Proteins co-encoded in one Terriglobales bacterium genomic window:
- a CDS encoding YajQ family cyclic di-GMP-binding protein, with protein MPDNSFDIVSKIDLQEVSNAMQQAMKEIHTRFDLKDSKSNIVLEGKEAIVLSSVDEFKLKAINDVFQQKLVKRGVPLKGLTYGKIETAAGSTVRQRITMQQGIPIEKAREIVKKIKDSKKKVQASIQGDLVRVSGRDRDSLQEIIALLKNSDFGIDMQFTNYRTI; from the coding sequence ATGCCCGACAACTCATTCGACATCGTGAGCAAGATCGACCTGCAAGAGGTTTCTAACGCCATGCAGCAGGCGATGAAGGAAATTCATACCCGCTTCGATCTGAAGGATTCCAAATCCAACATCGTGCTCGAAGGCAAGGAAGCGATCGTGCTGTCCTCGGTCGACGAATTCAAGCTGAAGGCGATCAACGACGTCTTCCAGCAGAAGCTGGTCAAGCGCGGCGTTCCGCTGAAGGGACTCACCTACGGCAAGATCGAGACCGCCGCCGGTTCCACCGTCCGCCAGCGCATCACCATGCAGCAGGGCATCCCGATCGAGAAGGCTCGCGAGATCGTCAAGAAAATCAAAGACTCGAAGAAGAAGGTCCAGGCATCCATTCAAGGCGACCTGGTTCGGGTCAGCGGCCGGGACCGCGACTCGCTGCAGGAGATCATCGCCCTGCTGAAGAACTCTGATTTCGGCATCGATATGCAGTTCACGAATTACCGGACAATTTAG